TGAGCGATGGCGTCCACAAGGTAATCGCCGACTGGAAGAGATTGGGCGGTCGTGACATTTCCCGTTTTGGGATCgacttgaaaatattttgcgTCGTAACCTTCTTTTCAGACgaaaattcattcaaaaaaatatagagTAGAATTGGGCGAGATGGAAGTAGTCGTGTAAAGATAATTATCTACTGTTCTATAACTTACTTTCCAAACTGTATTCCGGTTTTTCATTGGACGTGGTGGTCGTGGCACTTAGCTCGACAATAAAGGTGTTCACCGGAGAATTTTCTAAGATTTCAGACGCATATTGTTGTTTTTCGAAGTGGACCGTAGAATCCGCTGGCGGTGCGGTTGTAGTGGGGCACGTCGCTGAACaaggaaaaacgaaaatttaaattgattatCTACGTTTGGATTCATTTATCGGGGAATTATTTGATAAGTTGTCGTACAGTAGTCGTAAGCCTATTATATGTACCTGCAACAGGGGTTGTTGTACAGTCGCATATCAAAGGACTAGTCGTAGTATTGGGTGCTGGGCAAGTTACAATTGGGCATGAAGTTGAATCTTGAGCGGGCAAATCACGGCAAATCAAAAGAACACGAAGAGGGAAAAGAGTAACGTTTGTTAACCTATTTTCTCAATGAGATCACTCTGATATTTCGTCAGTATTACGTCAATAATACGTCAGTATGAGTCAAGCGTTTTACAGCGTCAATATAGTCATATAAGATAAGCAGCGCCTAATACATTTTTACTCTTTATCTTTACAGGCACATAGGGCCATCTAAACCATCTCCTTTTATGAAATTAGTATTTAATTGCGAAAAGTGTCCGTTGCTATCTGTGTTGAGGTGAACATTATCTCAAATCTGCTTTGTGTGTGCAAAAGATTTAACGAGGCTAACAATCTTAGTTATAGTGCTTCGAATAAATTGAACGTGGACAACGATGACGCAATAAGAATTCTGCATTTTGCAATACTGCAATAGGCCAATAGCTACCTGTGCTGGTCGGTGGGCTTGGTGTAGTAGGTGAAGATGCAACGGGGGTATTTTCTGTTGGACACGCAATCGTTGGACACGTTGTCGGAACTGTTGGATAGGTTGGACACTCTGTCTGAGTGGTTAAACACTCTGGAGTAGTTGGGCACTCTGACGGACAGGTTGGGCACTCTGTCGGACAGGTTGTTACCGACTCGGTTGTTACCGGACAAGCCGGACAATTGCTACTACTGCTAGTACCTGCCGGACAGACCAATAGAACAATGCCTTATTTCTAGTTACGAACAATTATTTCGCGCAAGTTTGATGGCAAATGATTTCGAGCAGATATAGGAGTCccaaagagaaggaaaagggGAGAGAGTTGTACCTGTTTCGGTAGTTGAATAAGTAGTCATGCATATAGTGGTTGTGGAAACATTAGGGTTATTGGTTGTGGGACTGTTTGGAGATGTTGAGGTTGGAGTTACGGTAGTAGTCTGTACAAGATCGGTCGTCAATGGGGAAACTGTGTCGCTGGTTGGGCTACCTGTTGGACAGTCAGTAGTCGGATCGAATGTCGGGCAGGATGTTGAGGTGTCGGTAGATACTGTGGTGCACGGCGGACAGGATGCACAAGTTTGTTGGGTGGTAGGAGTAGTAATCGGAGTTGTACACGATGGTGTAGTCGTAGTCTCACTTGGTGTGGTAGACGACGTCGGGCAAGTTGGGGGTGGACACGTTGCCAACGTTGACGTTATCGTAGTCGTAGTTACCACGGCTTGTGGAAGTTCGACGGCAAGGGCAACCGTTTCGGACCGACTGTCATCATCGGTTTGTATTGCCTGATATAACGGAAATGGATTAATCCATGCGTCGTATAAGGAAAGGATATCATTTCAATATGTGTACTTTAATCACGATGTATCGCATTTTGTCGGTTGGTGTTCCTTCCACTTCTGtagttaattcaatttctatgGGAACTCCTTTATCGGGTTGCGCGTTTTTTAGTTTAACGTTGAGCCCAcctttaattaaaatgttGTTGACAGTCAAATCAGGCGATAATTAAAAGAGAGCGCGGCTTGGATTGATTGAAATATTACCTTTATCGACAATTTCATAACGTAGTTGGATGTCGATTATTGTATCTCCGTCTCTAGCGAGAACATTAGGTTTTACCGGAAGAATTCCTGTGAACTAAACACACGGAAAAGACTGCCTCAATTTACTATATAACAGAATATTGCTTTAAAGCAAGTATTAAGTACTGAAGAATCCGGGATGGCGGACGTATAATAGGGCTTTTCAAACTCGGGATCACGGACATCTTGAGGAACTATATTCACTGTAATGGGGAATAGACTTTCCTTTGAAGGATTCCCTGTGTCCTttggaacaagaagaaggtaAATCGTTCGTTTGCCatacaaaattgttttaaattaaacGTTTTCACCGTTGCAATTAAGTTGAATGTAATTGGACTTTCAGACGAATTTAACTGTGACTTGACAGCAATGCGAGGCTCATACGTGAATCGTAGATAGCCTTGCGTATCATTGTACTCTGTGCGTTTCGTCTCGTTCTCCAATACTTTGAATCGCTCATCGCTGACACCAAATTTAAGATTTTGAGAAGGGAGATCTTTGTCAGAGACGGTAAGCGGTCCACCAAGGGCTTCAACAATTAGATAACTAAAGTCTAACCCTTTAGGAAAATTTTCGTCCAAAGTCAATTCTACTGAACTGGCATTGAACTTTGGCGATTGGGTATTTACAGGAGTAATGGTGACAGCGATCTAtaatttacaattaaaataGTTCAGTATTTATGATTCAAGTTTTAACGTAAAATGGATTAAGTTCCGCCATACAAACAATGAGGTGGGGACGGTTACTTGGGGACAGAACAGTGTACACTGTCCTACCAATAGCCCTTCCTGTGATAGAATATGAAAAGCAAATGAAAAGTTAACACTTTTTTCATTGagatcaaataaaaagaccgcgttttaaattaaaacaaaaatgaatcaataagTTGAGCTGATGACAGATTGCAAATAAATCGTCTTACACATGCTTTCTTTTGCTAAACACCGGGGAAAATTGCGTTTAGAAAATGAGAAGACTTCTTCGTATTTGAAATAATCTAAACATGTGAAATCCAAAGTTTATTAAAGTGGTTCATTAACTAAAAACACTGACGATAGCTTCAAAGACGAAAAGAGATGAAGCTTTCTCTTTGCCCGTGGAGCGGACCCCACCCCAGACTCCACTAGACCACtacattgtaaaaaaaacaaaacaaacaaacaaaaacaaaaacaaaaaaaaaaaaaaatttttttaaggaaatggATCACTACTTCACCTTATTTACGTTGCCGTCGTCAAGGTCGTCaccaatttccttttttatggaGAATTTCAAATTGGTATTTTCAGTGTGCAAATATTCAATATATTTAGAGAAAGGAGTTCCTTTATCCAAGCAACTAACGTCTAAAATATAATCAACAATTTTAATCCCATTTCAATTCGTCATTTTAgatattcaaataattataaCCCTTACTTCCAGAAGAAGTTGTTAGACTCAAAATAACTTTGTCTTTTTGTTCAGTTTCATCGATTTTCACACTCTCCGTCTCTCCCGACGGTATTATGCCCTGCGTCTCAGAAATGAAAACGCAATCTGCAAAAAAATTATCGTTGTAAATCATAATATTTGTCAAAGTAGGTGAGTCAGAAttggtcaaacattttttgaaatatacaaGGTAGGCGTATCACCTTGAGACTGGACTTCCGGCAGACTGGCGAGGGCAGCAATCATCAGTCCCGTTACCAAAACGTAAGCGTCACTTTTCatggtaaataaaaaaataaaacaaaacgtaACGTGTTTGTACACTGAAAGCTGCGCAAGGCTTTTCTTTAATCACGATTCAGAAGGATAACCGCATGAAGATGGACGTAAAAAACAATGCGCAAAGTTTCTAACGATATATCCAAAAGACAAAAACTAAATGATTGCAACGCACTTTTCCTCGCTATTATTCCTATATGTAGGCTTATCATTATATCCTGGATAAAGAGTCAGTCCTAGGCCATAGCATGTAGATAGTCAGATAAGAATTAGATATGAAATTGAACTCGAAGGAATTTACTGACATTTTGCAGCTATACCACCAACACTTGCCTCTTGCCAGCATTTCAATCAGATTTCCATGGTAACGCCATCTgtagaaaaggagaagaaacaaacttttttctcaattCTCTGAATGTTCAAAACTTCGGAACTAAACAAAACCCATTTTTTGGACGTATAGTCGTGATAGGGTGCGCGTAATAGGGTGAGAACTaggcaaattttttaaattttattttttaatcaggGGAAGGCGTGTTTTTAATCCGAGCCCTAAGTATCGGAACACGCGAGAGAGCCTTATGGAAAAAGGCCTACTTTGGTGTAGGCTACTCATAAGTACAGAATGGATTAAGCTAGGAAGATGGGGATGGGTTTAAAAATTAGAACTGTTTGCTCTAGAACATGTtaaattttcagaatttttggaTTAACAGAACTCTtgtgaatttttaattaaaattccgtttttttattttagtcgtTTTCTCCCCTTATTTAGTCATTTCCTCGAGTCATTTCCTCGAGTTATCGACTTATCGCAAATACCCACGAactgtattaaaaaaaaggaaaaatatagggtgggaaaaaacaaagggaATTTTGTACCTCTAAAACTAAAAAGTACAGATTTGGGATGATGCGACAACTCTGCACGAGGGGTTTCTATGTTGGGAGTTGGCAACTCTGGAGATGCCAAATCATTGGGTATTTCGTCCGAGATTCTGCCCCAGATGAGTGGAGCATGATCTCTATTTCTTCTGCGGGTGAATCGGTCTCAATTGGCTCTTCGACTATGGGAGCTAGGCGCTCTTCTGGTACAATCGAGGGAGTCTATACTGGATCCGCCAAAAATTGTTCCTCGTCTTCGATGAAACCCAAAGAGGTCGGCTACCAAATCTTCGTTGTCAATTGTAGTGGGAGAAGGGGCAGTGGATCTCCGCAATTATATCTTCGACGTCCTCAGTGTCTGCCTCAGTAGTTTGAGATCCAATTGGGTGGCTAGTGTTGGGTGCAGCGTAGGACTTGGCCCGCAGCGCCTTGCCAAGTAATAATAAGATCAAAGTTCTGTTTGACGGttaattttactttctttGTCATGACTGATGATCGGGCTGAGCGGCGTAGCAATCGTAAAAGACTAGAAATAGGCTGTCACAATATCCATTGCCGGAAATCTGCAACCACCACTTATCCCGTCTAGTACTACTGTTAACAAATCCAATAacaatcgataaaaaaaacagagaagAGTTAGGCGGGCTATTCGTCGCGAACAGCCCAAATTTGACTAGGCACTTACGAAATATAAATGAAtacatatatatgtgtgtactTACGGTGTTTCGGGTTTGCAATGGCTGGACTGGCCGGATGGCAAGTCAGTTAACGTTGGTTTGGCCCCGATGAGTTCTGAACGCTTTTATTCCGACGACGAAGGTTGGGGCTGTGTGTTCCTCTTGAGGTTGTGCGAACCAGACGGAAGACCATGCTCAACAGTTGCCTGTTTAACAGCATCGGGTTTGGTCAAAGCGGTCAGCAATCCCTTCGCTTTCGGAACATGTACGATTCGCTTCTTTGGTGCTGCTCCGCCGTATGACGAAGACGTACTGGGACCAGCAATCGGGGCGGGTAAGGACGAATTTTTCGGCTCTTTGTTGCTCTAGAATCGAGCAAGCATTTCCCTCTGTGGTTTCTAGAGATTACGGGTTTCACGAATGTTGTTATATTTAAGTTCCCTTCTTGAACTGCACGAACGTTCTGTCTGGTTTGGTAGTATGGACATCTGAAAATGACAAACATTAATTAACGTTCCTAAGCAATGCAGAGAATAAATAGTTTCTTACTACTTTGTTTACTTTGCCCGTAGGTGGAGTAGTTTCTTACCCATTCCTCCTCGGgtatttttactatttttgacttgaaaagtatttcaaGATCTGTGGCCATCACTACGACGTCATCCATGGGTTTGTTGTACTTTTTACAATTTGAgatcattttttcgaaatctCGAATACAATCTCTGGCACTCTGATAGTAGTTGTTTTCCAGTCGTTTTTATATAGTTCCTAGATCCATAGGATACTTGATAATATTGAAATAATCCTATTTCATGGAAAAAACACAATGTTagtgggaagaaaaaaactctAACAATCAATTCCGGATCCCGCACCCGTTAGGGGGTATCCTCAAaattttcttcctctcctCTCCTTCCCGGAAGTCGCTCAAGCACCGGAAGAAGGGGATAGGTATGTCTTCCGTGATCCAGGGATGCCGTGTTCGGAAGACAACTTGTCTTCAAGTTAAAGACCAACAGTACAGGCtgggaattctttttttttaaaatttgtctgGTGTgggaatatttattttttaaaatgaagaatGATTAGTCGGAACAACTCGTCAATTTCCACATTAGTACCCATTGGTTGTACGATGCTTTACACTTTTCCCCTTTGACTTTCAAATGGTAGGGCCCAATTTCATGATGGCACTTAAATGCTGCCGTACCAAGACACTTAAACAACTTTGTTTCAGGATGAATGTCAGGATCTGGAATATTTTCACTTTCCAATGAAATTAACTTTTGATCAAATAACTTTTCGAATTCTAAATCAAAGTCCTGAGATGACACAGAACGAGAAAACTCTTCCATTTCAAATGTACAACTAAAAACTTTGAATGTACGACTCAAAACTAGAAACTTGAATGTACGACTAAAAACTATAAACTTCAGACCACTCTTCACCAAGGCGTACAAGCGACGGAACAAAGACTATTGGCGCCAATTTTCTTACCCTCTCCCATCCGCCAGACGTTGCAATCTTTTTagatcccccccaaaaaaattacaaaaccaAATTTCTGCCCTATACTGTTCGTGCGGAATTGAGTAACATTTTGTTAAATGACTTGATAAAGGAAACAAAATGGTAAGAAAATGAGAAGTAACATCTTCGGCAAACGTAATAAAAAACGTCAAACGAtataagataaaataaaataatattcatATCTTCGAAAAGACTAAATACATGCAATGACTAGAACATGTCAGATGAATCAATGAATGATGAATCATGAATGATGAATCAATTACTAGATACATGAATGACTAGAATGACTAGATTCTTTGTCTCTTTGAAAAACTGAGGGTTAAACTCCAGACGAGGCGCCTTTCCACCCTGAGTTGACCGTGGTGCCGTGCCGTGGCCGTATGCCCACAGGCTGCACGTCTGTGGCCTTCATGCCAGAGTAAGTTGACGTATGACTCCAGTGACGCAGGTATTTTCCGATTTTATGACCAATTACGGCGCTTTGGAGCTTCCGTAGTCGGCTCTTTCCTCCACCAAAATGATGGTAGATGACACTAGGAAAATTCATGCCCTCTACGTGCAAAGTTGTGTAACTCATAAGCTTTAGCAGATGTTCCATCTCTTGCTTTCCACCCGTTTGCAATCTCCAAAGACGGAGTTGTGGGCAGTCCGGGTGCTTATTTCTATGCTTTTCACAAAAATAGCAGTACAGTTTACCttctgcttttattttttaacttcgTCTTTATTGAGGCAAACTTCGCCTTTATAACCCCATTTGTGGCAAACGCTACATTGAATTcctgtaaaaatttgaaagtttAAGTGCTAAAGGCTGGATCGTGTTGTCATCGGTTGTTGGCCAATTATATTACCAGCACAGACGGGGGCACATCGTCAATCGAAGAGTCATCGCCATAATTTTCATCCTTGGTTTTAGGTGCTACCGGATCCTCGTCATCGCGTTCATCTTCGTTATCCAAttcgttctttttctcatcatcattTCCCTCACTGGAAAAAGCGAGCCCTGCACCAGGACTCTCACTCGATAGCTTTCAGTCGCCGTCAGTTCCTGGTCGTAGCACCCCTGAAGTTGATCCGCTTCCCCCTACAGTTTTGCCCGGCCTTGGAGATGAAGCCGTAAATTACTTCATTGAAAACCCTTTTTCGGTCGAGTCTTGATGGATCGAGTCTAGAGATCTGTCCCTTAAACCGtcccaaagaaatttttttcttatagtgATCTTAGTAGAATTATAATTCCTTATCCCGGGATCTATGTCACATCTATGTTGTTGCCTGTGTGTGAACCCaaacacataaaaataaagtaaaagaatGGTGTGACAAGAAAATCAACGTCAATAGTTCCTCACAATCAAAGACACCTCTTTCAATATCAAACAGTGGAAATTTTACAGCTGGATCATTGTCTGTA
The sequence above is drawn from the Daphnia pulicaria isolate SC F1-1A chromosome 1, SC_F0-13Bv2, whole genome shotgun sequence genome and encodes:
- the LOC124325004 gene encoding uncharacterized protein LOC124325004 isoform X1, with protein sequence MKSDAYVLVTGLMIAALASLPEVQSQDCVFISETQGIIPSGETESVKIDETEQKDKVILSLTTSSGNVSCLDKGTPFSKYIEYLHTENTNLKFSIKKEIGDDLDDGNVNKEGLLVGQCTLFCPQVTVPTSLFIAVTITPVNTQSPKFNASSVELTLDENFPKGLDFSYLIVEALGGPLTVSDKDLPSQNLKFGVSDERFKVLENETKRTEYNDTQGYLRFTYEPRIAVKSQLNSSESPITFNLIATDTGNPSKESLFPITVNIVPQDVRDPEFEKPYYTSAIPDSSFTGILPVKPNVLARDGDTIIDIQLRYEIVDKGGLNVKLKNAQPDKGVPIEIELTTEVEGTPTDKMRYIVIKAIQTDDDSRSETVALAVELPQAVVTTTTITSTLATCPPPTCPTSSTTPSETTTTPSCTTPITTPTTQQTCASCPPCTTVSTDTSTSCPTFDPTTDCPTGSPTSDTVSPLTTDLVQTTTVTPTSTSPNSPTTNNPNVSTTTICMTTYSTTETGTSSSSNCPACPVTTESVTTCPTECPTCPSECPTTPECLTTQTECPTYPTVPTTCPTIACPTENTPVASSPTTPSPPTSTDSTSCPIVTCPAPNTTTSPLICDCTTTPVAATCPTTTAPPADSTVHFEKQQYASEILENSPVNTFIVELSATTTTSNEKPEYSLEKGYDAKYFQVDPKTGNVTTAQSLPVGDYLVDAIAQIPSGDKDRARIVISVVAGISCNGTQFGSPLYDFPVAERTTGIVGHVDLRSTDTNTDDYTLSISSCSPPSMTDSFDVNQNGDVVVVSPFNWTNDRTRIVLTISAENLVNARMTPISTIVNIDVLDVNEAPQFASYGSSLLIGYPDRTYFDPSVQMPLITVKAYDGDQVENATLTYHVMNEFDVFDMDLLAGSLFVKGVDTLNWETSRTVQIAARDKHGLQGTLNITVKPLSDNFITLMNAKSQSDSLTDETVASDMSRILGCQVVVLRMEKSPALSARVTPSALEGYNYKITLYALNKTTFITRDEFTQKFNQANVAGLNWTVDENLGLSAPQKYQVESKIDTLSQEVQSYTIATAVLGALLGLALVAVVVYLVYVKKFKAERPWSKAVGAASLEVDKKHWDQRSFARSSVQDDETSEGQVDIYNREFYGETFKASSTPVIRFSIEKPVVDKTVQPTQTKTVEEEAYCPPTPLPKKSILKDPNSTTDKSSKQKTNVESKLEDTAGVKFSPTPEVIQVAATASEIQEVDLDKSNKDDDDDDEFLIEEF